A single window of Pseudomonas lijiangensis DNA harbors:
- a CDS encoding alpha/beta hydrolase, with product MAAEQQAEEIVLSNGKRACVATTHTLTAVNDAVVKTVPVAEKKAVVFFIGGAADQESYYFQGANRNVDDAKAIFISRLEKHGTLIPKCTIESRSYNTAKGSGDIQKHFIDNIPNKSCPVYIVGHSLGGWNGAHLSKILSDECYTVKFLVTLDPVGEGFWVWLGSNIYHSTPSPVAETWINVLANSSNPDSSDSVAEFGERWIITKGPTTNKTADIHHASADRLFIEPVQGEKSACDLIIESIRGFFGQ from the coding sequence ATGGCCGCAGAACAACAAGCAGAAGAGATTGTGCTTTCAAACGGGAAGAGAGCGTGTGTGGCGACGACGCATACGTTGACGGCGGTTAATGATGCCGTGGTTAAAACAGTGCCGGTGGCAGAGAAGAAGGCGGTGGTGTTTTTTATTGGGGGGGCTGCGGATCAGGAGTCGTATTATTTTCAGGGGGCGAATCGTAACGTTGATGATGCCAAAGCCATATTCATTAGTAGGCTTGAAAAACATGGAACCTTGATTCCCAAGTGCACCATCGAGTCAAGAAGTTATAACACCGCAAAGGGTTCCGGCGATATTCAAAAGCACTTCATTGACAATATACCCAATAAATCATGTCCGGTTTATATCGTCGGGCATAGCTTGGGGGGATGGAATGGAGCACATCTTTCAAAAATACTTTCGGATGAATGTTACACCGTTAAATTCCTGGTTACACTTGACCCTGTAGGTGAAGGATTCTGGGTATGGCTAGGTTCAAATATCTATCACTCTACGCCGTCGCCAGTTGCCGAAACCTGGATTAACGTTCTGGCCAATTCGAGCAATCCAGATTCATCTGATAGCGTTGCCGAATTTGGAGAGCGCTGGATCATAACCAAGGGACCAACGACGAACAAAACCGCTGATATCCACCATGCTTCAGCGGACCGGCTGTTTATAGAGCCCGTACAGGGAGAAAAGTCTGCGTGCGATCTCATTATCGAGTCTATCCGTGGATTTTTTGGCCAATGA
- a CDS encoding PAAR domain-containing protein: MSGKPAARLGDPTSCPLPGHGTNPIASGSPDVNFDGLPAARMTDKSACGSPITGGVSSTVFINGLNAATIDSTGAHGNIIIGGSGTVIIGDTFVPAPFSGLMPMPVHFSDKLKLINETTGEPMANHGYAIQRADGSIEEGVSDAQGFTHVVSSHLAESIKLFVEN, encoded by the coding sequence ATGAGTGGCAAACCTGCTGCCCGCCTTGGCGACCCCACCAGTTGCCCACTGCCAGGGCACGGCACCAACCCGATCGCCAGCGGCTCCCCCGATGTAAACTTCGACGGCCTGCCCGCCGCCCGCATGACTGACAAATCCGCCTGCGGCAGCCCCATCACCGGAGGCGTCAGCTCAACCGTCTTCATCAACGGCCTCAACGCTGCGACCATCGACAGCACCGGCGCACACGGCAACATCATCATTGGCGGCTCGGGCACCGTCATCATCGGCGACACCTTCGTCCCGGCCCCCTTCAGCGGCCTGATGCCGATGCCCGTGCACTTCAGCGACAAGCTCAAACTCATCAACGAAACCACCGGCGAACCCATGGCCAACCACGGCTACGCCATCCAGCGCGCCGATGGCAGCATCGAAGAAGGCGTCAGCGATGCACAGGGCTTTACCCATGTGGTGAGTTCGCACCTGGCTGAAAGCATCAAACTGTTTGTGGAAAATTGA
- a CDS encoding N-acetylmuramoyl-L-alanine amidase has product MNQTSTPYTLKDRTSTDLIVVHCSATRATADIGVREITQWHIQRGFDTVGYHYVIRRNGELETGRPESTIGAHVKGHNLNSIGICLAGGVDASNKPENNFTAAQFATLETLLQQLKGRYPTARILGHRDLSPDRNGDGKITPDEFIKACPSFDVRAWLAGRNSAL; this is encoded by the coding sequence ATGAACCAGACCTCAACCCCCTACACACTCAAGGATCGGACCAGCACCGACCTCATCGTCGTCCACTGCTCCGCCACCCGCGCCACGGCCGACATCGGCGTGCGTGAAATCACCCAATGGCATATCCAGCGCGGCTTCGACACCGTGGGCTATCACTACGTCATCCGCCGCAATGGCGAACTGGAAACAGGACGCCCGGAAAGCACCATCGGCGCCCATGTAAAAGGCCACAACCTCAACTCCATCGGCATCTGCCTGGCCGGTGGCGTAGACGCCAGCAACAAACCGGAAAACAACTTCACTGCCGCACAGTTCGCGACCCTCGAAACCCTGTTACAGCAACTCAAGGGCCGCTACCCGACTGCGCGCATCCTCGGCCACCGCGACCTGTCGCCGGACCGCAACGGTGACGGCAAGATCACGCCAGACGAGTTCATCAAGGCGTGTCCTTCGTTCGATGTGAGAGCATGGCTGGCGGGAAGAAACAGCGCGCTGTAA
- a CDS encoding acid phosphatase — translation MSDRPDDDSHTNPGRRRFLGGMAALGAGVTLGGYANAHTQEKPPARAEKHLTGAELDKALKHHIKTVVVIYAENRSFNNLFGDFPGVEKPLSALKPADYQQRDRDGTLLKTLPPAWGGVLQLGPQTVDGVTYPAGVQYQENLPNAPFPLKGPNGEDLPLSLVTRDLWHVFYQNQMQINEGKNDRFVAWADAGGLTMGTYPQSQYSLRLWDVAREFVLCDNFFQGAFGGSFLNHQYLISATAPFYPDAANSAAKAQIATLQSDDPLDPRLKPLDKSPTSAMEGPPQFGPSAITPDGYAVNTLAPPYWPTWLRDPQNPDYSKPDLANVLVPQRHEHIGDKLSKKGVEWAWYAGAWQVTLDEFKDSTGIPKIPNFQYHHQPFNYFKQQGPDNPVERKKRLRDGGLGDESSTNRFLADAEAGKLPAVTFYKPQGNLNMHAGYADVASGDRHIDRVIKVLRNSPQWENMVIVITVDENGGWWDHVAPPKGDRFGPGTRIPALVVSPFARKGTVDHTVYDTASILRLITRVHGLETLDGLKRRDDAMRARGQTPMGDLTNALQFPT, via the coding sequence ATGAGCGACAGACCAGACGACGACTCACACACCAACCCCGGCCGTCGCCGTTTTCTGGGAGGCATGGCGGCATTGGGCGCAGGCGTCACACTCGGCGGATACGCCAACGCCCATACCCAAGAAAAACCACCTGCCCGCGCTGAAAAACACCTGACCGGTGCCGAGCTGGACAAGGCACTCAAGCACCACATCAAGACCGTGGTCGTCATCTACGCCGAGAACCGCAGCTTCAATAACCTGTTCGGCGACTTCCCCGGCGTCGAAAAACCGCTGTCGGCCCTCAAGCCTGCCGACTACCAGCAGCGCGACCGCGACGGCACCCTGCTCAAGACCCTGCCGCCCGCCTGGGGCGGCGTCCTGCAACTCGGGCCGCAGACGGTGGATGGCGTCACCTACCCCGCTGGCGTGCAATATCAGGAAAACCTGCCCAACGCGCCCTTCCCGCTCAAAGGCCCCAATGGCGAAGACCTGCCCCTGAGCCTGGTCACTCGGGACCTGTGGCACGTGTTCTATCAAAACCAGATGCAGATCAACGAAGGCAAGAACGACCGCTTCGTGGCCTGGGCCGATGCGGGCGGGCTGACCATGGGCACTTACCCGCAAAGTCAGTACTCGTTGCGCCTGTGGGACGTCGCCAGGGAGTTCGTGCTGTGTGACAACTTCTTCCAGGGCGCTTTCGGCGGATCGTTCCTCAACCACCAGTACCTGATTTCCGCTACCGCGCCCTTCTACCCGGACGCCGCCAACTCTGCCGCCAAGGCCCAGATCGCCACGCTGCAAAGCGACGACCCGCTGGACCCGCGCCTCAAGCCACTGGACAAATCCCCGACCAGCGCCATGGAAGGTCCGCCACAGTTCGGCCCAAGCGCCATTACGCCAGACGGCTATGCCGTCAACACCCTGGCCCCGCCCTACTGGCCGACCTGGCTGCGCGACCCGCAGAACCCGGACTACTCCAAACCGGATCTGGCCAACGTGCTGGTGCCCCAGAGACACGAACACATCGGCGACAAGCTGTCGAAGAAAGGCGTCGAATGGGCCTGGTACGCAGGCGCCTGGCAAGTGACGCTGGACGAGTTCAAGGACTCCACCGGCATCCCGAAAATTCCCAACTTCCAGTACCACCACCAGCCGTTCAACTACTTCAAACAGCAAGGCCCGGACAACCCGGTCGAGCGCAAGAAACGCCTGCGCGATGGTGGCCTGGGTGACGAATCGAGCACCAACAGATTCCTGGCCGACGCCGAAGCCGGCAAGCTGCCTGCCGTAACCTTCTACAAGCCTCAGGGCAACCTGAACATGCACGCCGGTTACGCCGACGTCGCATCGGGCGACCGGCATATCGACCGGGTCATCAAAGTGCTGCGCAACAGCCCGCAATGGGAAAACATGGTGATCGTCATCACCGTGGACGAGAACGGCGGCTGGTGGGACCACGTCGCGCCGCCCAAGGGCGACCGCTTCGGCCCCGGCACACGCATTCCGGCACTGGTCGTCTCACCCTTCGCCCGCAAAGGCACGGTGGACCATACCGTCTATGACACAGCCTCGATCCTGCGCCTGATTACACGGGTTCATGGCCTGGAAACACTCGATGGCCTCAAGCGTCGCGACGACGCCATGCGTGCCCGCGGCCAGACACCCATGGGCGACCTGACCAATGCGCTGCAATTTCCTACCTGA
- a CDS encoding substrate-binding periplasmic protein, whose translation MRRNPILLCISLLFSPLISAAEPPLRFSVAESWSMPLIRIENHQPTAGILFDIMQSLTHQLGRTAEYHVLPRLRVQPALEHGEVDVRCYTAKAWVPELSGDYLWSLPFMYQRDLLIASAETAAGPYPDQFDHETIGTVLGYNYPTMEHLFANHKLVREDARSQEHALLKLIAGRYHYAIASQLVMDWINSGLPDHKRLEAVSMISEQETGCIVRNDPNIPAQEILSTLARMKASGEIQRIIDRYATAPAP comes from the coding sequence ATGCGTCGAAACCCGATTCTGTTGTGCATTTCACTCCTGTTCAGCCCCCTGATCAGCGCCGCCGAACCGCCGCTGCGCTTTTCCGTGGCCGAAAGCTGGTCGATGCCTTTGATCCGTATCGAGAACCACCAGCCCACTGCCGGCATCCTGTTCGACATCATGCAGAGCCTGACGCATCAGTTAGGGCGAACCGCCGAATACCACGTGCTGCCGCGCCTGCGCGTTCAGCCGGCACTGGAGCACGGCGAAGTGGATGTGCGCTGCTACACCGCCAAGGCCTGGGTGCCGGAGCTGTCGGGGGATTACCTGTGGAGCCTGCCGTTCATGTATCAGCGTGACCTGCTGATCGCCTCGGCCGAAACCGCTGCCGGCCCTTACCCCGACCAGTTCGACCACGAAACCATTGGCACTGTGCTGGGTTACAACTACCCGACCATGGAGCATCTGTTCGCCAACCACAAACTGGTGCGCGAAGACGCACGCAGCCAGGAGCATGCGCTGCTCAAACTCATCGCAGGCCGCTATCACTACGCAATCGCCAGCCAACTGGTCATGGACTGGATCAACAGCGGCCTGCCCGATCACAAACGCCTGGAAGCCGTTTCAATGATCAGCGAGCAGGAAACCGGCTGCATCGTGCGCAATGACCCCAACATCCCCGCTCAGGAAATCCTCAGCACTCTGGCGCGCATGAAGGCCTCGGGAGAGATCCAGCGGATCATCGATCGCTACGCCACTGCCCCCGCTCCATGA
- a CDS encoding MFS transporter, with amino-acid sequence MNKVLLAALILGVSIVGLTIGATVPVVALRLYQAQASSVHIGVMSALPAAGIIVSAFMVDWLSQRLSRRHIYMGCFALSVLSVAAIEVFASTLYGLALARLVMGVAAGIIIILGESWVNEIAEDSHRGRIVAIYTTCFTIFQVMGPGMVAMFGTAGLQVIGVVVLGNLLALGTISFTLPRQVIWHGNAESKTFSVLGFIQVAPALCMGIIFFSFFDSVILSMFPVYAAEHGYTVKLAALMVTVILLGDAALQFPLGWLSDKVARPLVYLGCGVLSLTIGACLPWLMNHPLLLWPSLIVLGAVAGGVYTLAIILIGEGFKGQDLVTANASAGFLWGVGSLLGPLVSGAAMTTSAHGLPLALSAAAVLLVLFTLPMLRRTMRVKALG; translated from the coding sequence ATGAATAAAGTACTGTTGGCGGCTCTGATACTGGGAGTCTCCATCGTCGGCCTTACTATCGGTGCGACCGTGCCAGTGGTTGCACTGCGCCTTTATCAGGCACAGGCTTCGAGCGTTCATATCGGTGTGATGTCTGCACTGCCAGCAGCCGGCATCATAGTGTCGGCCTTTATGGTGGACTGGCTCAGCCAGCGCTTGAGCCGAAGACACATCTATATGGGATGCTTCGCACTATCGGTCCTCAGTGTTGCAGCCATCGAGGTCTTCGCATCGACGCTCTACGGCCTGGCTCTGGCCAGGCTGGTGATGGGCGTGGCCGCCGGGATCATCATCATTCTCGGAGAATCCTGGGTCAATGAAATCGCCGAAGACTCCCATCGAGGAAGGATCGTTGCGATCTACACCACCTGCTTCACGATCTTCCAGGTGATGGGGCCAGGCATGGTGGCCATGTTCGGCACCGCAGGATTACAGGTGATCGGTGTGGTGGTGCTCGGGAATCTTCTGGCACTGGGGACGATCAGCTTCACCTTGCCCCGGCAGGTAATCTGGCACGGAAACGCAGAAAGCAAGACCTTCTCTGTGCTGGGCTTCATTCAGGTTGCACCGGCGCTCTGCATGGGCATCATCTTCTTCTCGTTCTTCGATAGCGTGATCCTGTCGATGTTTCCGGTCTATGCCGCCGAACACGGCTACACCGTCAAACTCGCAGCACTGATGGTGACGGTAATCCTGCTCGGCGATGCCGCTCTGCAGTTTCCACTGGGCTGGCTATCGGACAAAGTCGCCCGGCCTCTGGTCTATCTGGGTTGCGGGGTTCTGTCTCTGACCATCGGGGCGTGCCTGCCCTGGCTGATGAACCATCCCTTGCTACTCTGGCCAAGCCTGATCGTACTGGGGGCCGTTGCAGGCGGGGTTTACACCTTGGCAATCATTCTGATCGGCGAAGGTTTCAAAGGCCAGGATCTGGTCACGGCGAATGCCAGCGCCGGATTTCTGTGGGGCGTAGGCAGCCTGCTTGGGCCACTGGTCAGTGGCGCGGCGATGACCACCAGCGCTCACGGCCTGCCCCTGGCACTGTCGGCGGCGGCTGTGCTGCTGGTGTTGTTTACTCTACCGATGCTCAGGAGAACGATGCGGGTCAAGGCGTTGGGTTAA